Within the Sulfitobacter sp. JL08 genome, the region GCCGGCGTAATGGCTTGTCCATGGTCCGATCAATCCGGTTGATCGTGACAGGGCAGACAGAAAGAAATGAAGTGGGCGGAACCAACGCAGGGCAGCATGTGACAATTCGATCATTTTCAGTTCCAGAAATCTCCGTTCTTGCGCAGCGCAACACCGGGCAAGTGTCGCACCCAAGGCAACGTGGTCACATCAGCACGGCTTTGTTTTCAGTTTGGTTAACGAAACCAGTCCACAAAGAACGAAACTTCCGATTTTCCAAGCATCGGGAAAAGCAATCTGGACAAAAGAAGGGTTTCCAGACCAGTCTTTGACAAACGGGGGCCTTATGAACTTTCAGCGCTATGCCATCTATTACACGCCACCCCAGGGCGATCTGGCCGATTTCGGGTCAAGCTGGCTGGGGTGGGATATACGAACCGGCAAACCTGTGACGCGGCCGCATATCCCCGGGTTGTCCGAACCAATCCAAGACCTGACAGAAACACCGCGCCGATACGGGTTTCATGCCACGTTGAAACCGCCGTTCCGACTGGCCGAGAACCGGACCGAGCAAGAACTGCAAACGGCGCTGGCGGCACTTGCCAAAACGCTTTCGCCCATCGCGCTTGACGGGCTGAAACTGGTCGCCTTGGGCCAGTTTCTTGCGCTTGTGCCCAAAAGCGATACGAAACCGCTTGCCCAGTTGGCCGCGAAATGTGTGCAGGATCTGGATTGTTTTCGCGCGCCTTTGACGGCGCAGGAAATCGCGCGGCGCGAAGCATCCACCCTGTCCGACAGGCAGAAAGAAC harbors:
- a CDS encoding DUF1045 domain-containing protein, which gives rise to MNFQRYAIYYTPPQGDLADFGSSWLGWDIRTGKPVTRPHIPGLSEPIQDLTETPRRYGFHATLKPPFRLAENRTEQELQTALAALAKTLSPIALDGLKLVALGQFLALVPKSDTKPLAQLAAKCVQDLDCFRAPLTAQEIARREASTLSDRQKEHLAQWGYPHVMEDFKFHITLTGKLGKTTRSQTSAALQNALLPVLEQVLNIDRIILAGESETGYFHQISSARLTG